The window AGCGGCCCGACGTGGTCGTGCCCGCCGTGGAGGCACTGCTCCAGGAGGTGGTGGCCGGTGCCTAGGGCGGGGTTGACCCCGGCGGTGGTGGCCGAGGAGGCGGCGCGGCTCAGCGATGAGGAGGGGTTCGACTCCCTGTCCCTGGCCGCGGTCGCCAAGCGGCTCGGAGTGGCCACGCCCAGCCTGTACAAGCACGTGGACGGGCTGACGGGACTGCGCCGGGAGGTGGCGCTGCTGGGCGCGAACGGGATCGGCGAGGAGGTGCAGCGCGCCGCCGTGGGCCGGTCCGGCCCGGAGGCGCTGCGCGCGACGGCCGACGCCTACCGCCGCTACGCGCACGCCCACCCGGGGCACTACGCGGCCCTGCAACAGCTGCCGGTGCTGGCCGGGGCCAGGGCCGAGCTGGCCACCGACCCGGTACGGGTCCTGGCCGCCGTCCTGCGCGGGTTCGGCATCGCCGAGGAGCAGGCCGTGCACGCGATCCGGGCGCTGCGCAGTTCGCTGCACGGGTTCGTGGACCTGGAGACACGCGGCGGCTTCGGCCTGCCCGAGGACGTGGACCAGTCCTACGCGCTGCTGGTGGAGGGGTTCGTCCGCGCCTTCCAGGAGTGGCCGGACACGGTGCCCGGCGCGGCTGGGGCACACGAGGACACGGGGAGGGGGTAGGCGGTGCTGGCAGGACACTTCGGGGTCGCGGGCGTCGTCAGGGCGTGGCGCCCGGAGCTGCCCATGGGCGCGCTCCTGGTCGCGACGCAGTTGCCGGACCTGGTCTTCCTTCCTCTGGCGGCGCTGGGCGTGGAGAGCGGGGGCCCGGCCTCACCCGGTCTGAGCGGTTACGGGTCCCTCCTCATCCGCGCGGAGTACTCCCACGCCCTGGTCAGCAACCTGCTGCTCGCGTTGTCGGTGGGCGCTCTGGTGCACGTGTCGCTCCGTGGACGGTGGGGTCGGGACGCCGGTGCGGTCCTGGGCGGGGTGGTGTTCAGCCACTGGCTCCT is drawn from Nocardiopsis dassonvillei subsp. dassonvillei DSM 43111 and contains these coding sequences:
- a CDS encoding TetR/AcrR family transcriptional regulator, yielding MPRAGLTPAVVAEEAARLSDEEGFDSLSLAAVAKRLGVATPSLYKHVDGLTGLRREVALLGANGIGEEVQRAAVGRSGPEALRATADAYRRYAHAHPGHYAALQQLPVLAGARAELATDPVRVLAAVLRGFGIAEEQAVHAIRALRSSLHGFVDLETRGGFGLPEDVDQSYALLVEGFVRAFQEWPDTVPGAAGAHEDTGRG